The Raoultibacter phocaeensis genome contains a region encoding:
- a CDS encoding helix-turn-helix domain-containing protein, with amino-acid sequence MNVEIAQRLAELRRDKGYSQEELAEKLGLSRQAVSKWERAESSPDTGNLVALAKLYGVTLDELLRFDEDLEDDIRYEAQDRTVSAEAKAQAAAEKASVAAAQAAAAAAHVQAVQSAAAAQAHQAPAPSGTTQAHQAPAASGAVQGPATPGTGQASAFPPPTGEPYPYYTMPAQPPIPGAVGKTYGSGTVGQPPAPGVAPQPNPAQYPVGSKEWEDAYVEREMRSATGEINAGSKGSWSSFPYPILCVIVFLLAGFFWGIWHPAWIVFLTIPLYYYIAHVIDNDPNNRR; translated from the coding sequence ATGAACGTCGAGATCGCCCAACGCCTCGCAGAGTTGAGACGCGATAAGGGCTACAGCCAAGAGGAGCTTGCCGAAAAGCTCGGACTGTCCCGTCAAGCGGTATCGAAGTGGGAGCGCGCGGAATCGTCTCCCGACACCGGAAACCTGGTCGCGCTCGCGAAACTGTACGGCGTGACACTCGACGAGCTGCTTCGCTTCGACGAAGACCTCGAAGACGATATTCGCTACGAAGCTCAAGACCGCACCGTCTCGGCCGAGGCAAAAGCGCAAGCAGCCGCCGAGAAGGCGAGCGTTGCCGCAGCGCAAGCGGCTGCAGCAGCCGCGCACGTTCAAGCTGTCCAGAGCGCAGCAGCAGCCCAAGCGCACCAAGCGCCCGCCCCATCGGGTACTACCCAAGCGCACCAAGCACCCGCTGCATCGGGAGCTGTCCAGGGGCCCGCCACACCGGGGACTGGCCAAGCATCCGCATTCCCGCCGCCCACGGGCGAGCCGTATCCGTACTACACCATGCCCGCACAGCCTCCCATACCCGGTGCCGTCGGCAAGACGTACGGCTCCGGTACCGTCGGCCAGCCTCCCGCGCCCGGCGTTGCGCCACAGCCGAATCCAGCGCAGTATCCCGTTGGCAGCAAAGAATGGGAGGACGCGTACGTCGAGCGCGAGATGCGCAGCGCTACAGGTGAGATCAACGCCGGCAGCAAAGGTTCGTGGTCGAGCTTCCCGTATCCGATTTTGTGCGTGATCGTGTTTCTGCTTGCAGGGTTTTTCTGGGGCATCTGGCATCCGGCGTGGATCGTGTTCCTCACCATCCCCCTTTACTATTACATTGCCCACGTCATCGACAACGACCCGAACAACAGAAGGTAG
- a CDS encoding cell wall-binding repeat-containing protein, whose product MVRTVRNLFAFFMACALACMFLGTPLASAYAEEAASPASGPLEIGIVTDEESDASHNQAEQYPPSEDPLASPDSLSHNAGNGPAFPGDATAYAPLSSPTTQAELQQALISASSGTTIELSQDIVIDGNGMTYDHSSQIWSPATDVPLFIPYSLSSITIDGNGYSLKLAPGYTGLHINAEDRPSASRTITLKDLVLEGHNVGIDPATALDVRLPGGGMHVDGLYTTLAWNNVTMTGVHGIGTGGGLVNYGCKVVLTDCTIKDVSATSNGGFYTSSGGGNSYGGGLTMNGGTVTGARSGGNGGFALLSGGSHILTGVTFEDCSAAGEGGAISNAQGSSTYALVSCTFTGNSSGGGGGAVHAQNGGHTITDCTFTGNTAGTNPSAWLKVGGALYLSHTTQSNFSTISGCAFTNNTATDDGAVYGQGFDFANVRFIGNSATAGSGGAVNCNPHTWFTLNGGYFEDNFASTGQLNWDVDNPQSCLDSGLAFSDLANHYKANVADETGLTAQAANARVAPSNCMNNYDIAPYPFTTYFLTTGTGAVWSDRGTDAQRSFNVGTQTISDAFDSRSISVSHEDGKRLLGWWFPIGQLTSGGVPVTFEGYGDDPYVISYGVNDALLKAQGFDESAIVDESTYVIRGSYHYLVPIWEDRADLVYHPDSSTQVADPDGPFGMLTETPAKSLGALGAESSAPEGQVLVGWALTEHTVDGETLYAPGDSIVVETDDLEDGEVHLYARYGDAPDPFELSVARLYGEHRYATSKQVSTYERTTENTVILASGDDYHFPDALTASSLSGHLGNAPIVLTPTDWLTKEASTAINDDLSAGTVIIIGDQYAVSNEVEAAVRALPSVADVQRIGGVDRQHTAELINDEIGSDRYSTAIIARSDDFPDSLTISSWSAITTSPIFLTENGSASLTAETKAALASGGFNRVIVLGDQYAVADSALEEAKAAAGLTDAQVIRLGGVDRYHTSSLVAEWTTSNDRSDFERLCWEKPAIARGDVHADSLTGGALQGRDRSPVLLTNGSAASDYATALLAAQDGLVSELRFFGDHYAISIETTKAFISTLTWDSISWKPDDGVAIDLT is encoded by the coding sequence ATGGTTCGAACAGTTCGAAACCTCTTCGCCTTTTTCATGGCTTGCGCTTTAGCGTGCATGTTCTTGGGGACACCCCTTGCATCCGCGTATGCCGAAGAAGCGGCTTCCCCCGCTTCTGGGCCCCTTGAAATCGGCATCGTTACCGATGAGGAAAGCGACGCTTCTCACAATCAGGCGGAACAATATCCCCCTTCCGAGGACCCCCTCGCTTCCCCCGATTCGCTCTCTCACAACGCAGGCAACGGACCTGCTTTCCCTGGCGACGCGACGGCCTATGCCCCGCTTTCCTCGCCCACCACGCAAGCGGAGCTGCAACAGGCGCTCATCTCCGCCTCAAGCGGAACCACCATCGAGCTTTCCCAGGACATCGTGATCGACGGCAACGGCATGACGTACGATCATTCCTCCCAAATATGGTCGCCGGCTACCGACGTGCCGCTTTTCATACCCTACTCGCTCTCTTCGATCACGATCGACGGCAACGGCTACAGCCTCAAGCTCGCGCCCGGCTACACGGGGCTCCACATCAACGCCGAGGATCGCCCGTCCGCCTCGCGAACCATCACGCTTAAGGATCTCGTGCTCGAAGGTCATAACGTCGGCATCGATCCCGCCACGGCGCTCGACGTGCGGCTGCCGGGCGGCGGCATGCATGTTGACGGCTTGTACACGACGCTCGCCTGGAACAACGTCACCATGACGGGAGTCCACGGCATAGGAACGGGCGGCGGACTCGTCAACTACGGCTGCAAGGTCGTTCTCACTGACTGCACCATCAAGGACGTGTCTGCCACGAGCAACGGCGGATTCTACACGTCGTCGGGCGGAGGCAACAGCTACGGCGGCGGCCTCACGATGAACGGCGGAACGGTTACGGGCGCACGCTCGGGTGGCAACGGCGGGTTCGCCCTTCTTTCGGGCGGCTCGCACATCTTGACTGGCGTCACCTTTGAAGACTGCTCGGCTGCCGGCGAAGGCGGCGCCATCTCGAACGCGCAAGGATCGAGCACGTATGCCCTCGTTTCATGCACGTTTACCGGCAACTCGTCGGGTGGCGGAGGTGGCGCGGTTCACGCCCAGAACGGTGGCCACACCATCACCGACTGCACGTTTACGGGAAATACAGCAGGAACCAATCCGAGCGCGTGGCTCAAGGTCGGCGGGGCGCTTTACCTCAGCCACACCACGCAATCCAATTTCTCAACCATCTCGGGATGCGCCTTCACGAACAACACGGCCACAGACGACGGCGCGGTTTACGGCCAAGGATTCGATTTCGCGAACGTGAGGTTCATCGGCAACAGCGCAACCGCGGGCTCAGGCGGGGCGGTGAACTGCAATCCCCATACCTGGTTCACGCTGAACGGCGGGTACTTCGAGGATAATTTCGCTTCGACCGGTCAACTCAACTGGGACGTCGACAACCCGCAATCGTGCCTTGATTCGGGGCTCGCCTTCTCCGACCTCGCAAACCACTACAAGGCGAACGTCGCGGACGAGACCGGTTTGACTGCGCAGGCGGCAAACGCCAGGGTGGCGCCTTCGAACTGCATGAACAACTACGATATCGCCCCCTACCCGTTCACCACCTACTTTTTGACTACGGGCACCGGTGCCGTATGGAGCGATCGCGGCACCGATGCGCAGCGCTCTTTCAACGTGGGCACGCAGACGATATCGGATGCGTTCGATAGCCGCAGCATCTCGGTTTCGCACGAAGACGGCAAGCGCCTGCTCGGTTGGTGGTTCCCCATCGGTCAGCTTACGTCAGGCGGCGTTCCGGTGACGTTCGAGGGGTACGGCGACGACCCGTACGTCATCTCGTACGGCGTGAACGATGCGTTGCTCAAGGCGCAGGGCTTCGACGAGAGCGCCATCGTGGACGAGAGCACCTATGTCATCCGCGGAAGCTACCACTACCTTGTTCCAATCTGGGAGGATCGAGCCGACCTGGTATACCATCCCGATAGCTCCACACAGGTAGCGGATCCCGACGGCCCCTTCGGCATGCTCACCGAAACGCCCGCAAAAAGCCTTGGGGCGCTCGGGGCCGAATCGTCGGCGCCCGAAGGCCAGGTGCTTGTCGGCTGGGCGCTGACCGAGCACACCGTCGACGGCGAGACGCTCTACGCCCCCGGTGACAGCATTGTGGTGGAGACCGACGATCTCGAGGACGGCGAGGTGCACCTGTACGCGCGCTACGGCGATGCGCCGGATCCGTTCGAACTTTCGGTTGCGCGCCTGTACGGCGAGCACCGCTACGCAACCTCGAAGCAGGTTTCGACCTACGAGCGCACGACCGAGAACACGGTGATCCTTGCCTCGGGCGACGATTACCACTTCCCCGATGCGCTCACCGCATCCTCGCTTTCCGGGCACCTCGGAAACGCGCCCATCGTACTCACGCCCACCGACTGGCTTACCAAGGAGGCGAGCACGGCCATCAACGACGATCTTTCGGCGGGCACGGTCATCATCATCGGAGACCAATACGCCGTTTCGAACGAAGTAGAAGCCGCGGTGCGGGCGCTTCCCTCGGTTGCCGACGTACAGCGCATCGGCGGTGTCGATCGCCAGCATACCGCCGAGCTCATCAACGACGAAATCGGTTCGGACCGCTATTCGACAGCCATCATCGCACGTTCTGACGATTTCCCCGATTCGCTTACCATCTCGTCGTGGTCTGCTATTACGACAAGCCCGATCTTCCTGACCGAAAACGGATCGGCAAGCCTCACCGCAGAGACGAAAGCAGCGCTTGCCTCCGGCGGGTTCAACCGCGTGATCGTGCTCGGCGACCAGTACGCGGTGGCCGATTCGGCGCTCGAGGAAGCGAAAGCTGCAGCAGGATTGACCGATGCGCAGGTGATTCGCCTCGGCGGCGTCGACCGCTACCACACCTCTTCGCTCGTAGCGGAGTGGACGACCTCGAACGATCGCTCTGACTTCGAGCGCCTGTGCTGGGAGAAGCCCGCCATCGCCCGCGGCGATGTGCACGCCGACTCGCTCACCGGGGGCGCCCTCCAAGGACGCGATCGCTCGCCCGTGCTGCTCACGAACGGCTCGGCGGCAAGCGATTACGCGACGGCTTTGCTCGCCGCGCAGGACGGATTGGTTTCCGAGCTGCGTTTCTTCGGGGATCACTACGCGATATCGATCGAGACGACCAAGGCGTTCATCTCGACGCTCACCTGGGATTCGATTTCCTGGAAGCCCGACGATGGCGTAGCCATCGACCTGACGTAG
- a CDS encoding DUF4097 family beta strand repeat-containing protein codes for MARLTGASYAKITVAILLAVALFAIAGFGASCSTWQLRLGSDTMIGSATVAAGDVKNIEVDWAAGSVQMHVVASSTDEIELIETGEGLTKGREMRWKVSGDTLHIDYGGWFSCFFWGSKSLEIRVPEKYAASLGVVDIDGASGYYNVDGIGCDKLDVDLASGELEANGFTARELAIDVASGKSFANGTVTETLKAHAASGRIEVISSACPRTIDADMASGTIAVSIPENDGFTAYVDKASGSFESQFETSQQGGGTYVHKNGGATFDIDMASGRFILSKTQ; via the coding sequence ATGGCTCGTTTGACAGGGGCGTCCTACGCCAAAATCACCGTTGCGATCCTGCTTGCCGTGGCGCTGTTCGCCATCGCAGGATTCGGAGCGAGCTGCTCGACATGGCAGCTGAGACTAGGGAGCGATACTATGATCGGAAGCGCAACCGTCGCCGCAGGCGACGTTAAGAACATCGAAGTCGATTGGGCGGCGGGGTCGGTTCAGATGCACGTGGTCGCCTCGAGCACAGATGAGATCGAGCTTATCGAAACGGGCGAGGGCCTTACGAAGGGCCGCGAGATGCGTTGGAAGGTGTCGGGCGATACGCTGCACATCGACTACGGCGGATGGTTCTCGTGCTTTTTCTGGGGCAGTAAGAGCTTGGAAATCAGGGTTCCCGAAAAATACGCCGCAAGTTTGGGCGTGGTGGACATCGATGGAGCGTCGGGGTACTACAACGTGGATGGCATCGGTTGCGATAAGCTCGACGTCGACCTTGCTTCAGGCGAACTCGAGGCAAACGGGTTCACGGCGCGCGAGCTTGCCATCGACGTCGCGAGCGGCAAATCGTTCGCGAACGGCACCGTCACCGAGACGCTCAAGGCCCATGCGGCGTCGGGCCGCATCGAAGTGATAAGCAGTGCATGCCCGCGCACCATCGACGCCGACATGGCAAGCGGAACCATCGCCGTGTCGATTCCCGAAAACGACGGATTCACGGCCTACGTTGATAAAGCGTCGGGTTCGTTCGAAAGCCAGTTCGAAACGTCTCAGCAAGGCGGTGGCACCTACGTGCACAAAAACGGCGGAGCCACGTTTGACATCGATATGGCGTCGGGCAGGTTCATCCTGAGCAAAACGCAGTAG